One window of the candidate division WOR-3 bacterium genome contains the following:
- a CDS encoding FtsX-like permease family protein encodes MLVELFIATRYMRSRSRKFFSFSTLIAIGGIFVGVSALLITLSIMNGFQNELRRRILGGTPHIIVRRFFNEPMDDYEEVMDKLKGLSFIKAQAPFVVTKSLIRNRKNVDGVVIRGVIPELEKNVTEVSTHMIEGEFNLDQGCVLGIELAHNLKASVGDTIVITSPFLEQIGLLPRSRRLIVKGIFDLGVYDYNATVVYLNLKDVQQLFEIGNAVSGIELRVDDVYKTPMYTKIIEERIGYPFRVQDWIEMNHSVFAALKLEKIVTFIVLTLIILVAGFNIVGTLINIVKKKTKEIGILRSYGFTKKQIMRIFIYLGSIMGIIGTLLGIIFSIVACYLLNRYQFVNLPGDVYFIQTLPVEMSVNDFVAVAIASILISFLATIYPALRAASLVTVEALRNE; translated from the coding sequence ATGCTCGTTGAACTATTTATCGCCACCCGTTATATGCGTTCAAGAAGCCGGAAATTTTTTTCTTTTTCTACGCTAATCGCGATTGGTGGCATCTTTGTGGGCGTGAGTGCCCTACTCATAACTTTATCCATCATGAACGGATTTCAGAATGAATTAAGGCGTCGGATCTTAGGCGGCACACCCCATATCATTGTGCGCCGATTCTTCAACGAACCAATGGATGATTATGAGGAAGTGATGGATAAACTAAAAGGATTATCCTTTATCAAAGCACAGGCACCGTTTGTTGTCACCAAATCCCTTATCCGAAACCGGAAAAATGTGGACGGAGTGGTGATCAGGGGTGTGATTCCAGAGTTAGAAAAAAATGTCACCGAAGTGAGCACCCATATGATTGAAGGTGAATTCAATCTGGACCAGGGCTGTGTGTTAGGGATTGAACTTGCCCATAATTTAAAGGCGAGTGTGGGTGATACAATCGTTATCACTTCTCCATTCCTTGAACAGATTGGACTTCTACCCCGTTCGCGCCGGTTGATTGTGAAAGGAATATTTGATTTGGGGGTCTATGATTATAATGCAACGGTGGTTTATTTAAATTTAAAGGATGTCCAGCAGTTATTTGAGATCGGTAATGCTGTGAGCGGAATCGAATTAAGGGTGGATGATGTTTATAAAACACCAATGTATACAAAAATAATTGAAGAACGAATCGGCTATCCCTTCCGGGTCCAGGATTGGATTGAAATGAATCATTCGGTATTCGCGGCTTTGAAATTGGAAAAGATCGTGACATTTATCGTCTTGACCCTGATCATCCTTGTCGCGGGATTCAATATCGTCGGCACCCTCATCAATATCGTCAAGAAGAAGACAAAGGAAATCGGCATTCTCCGTTCCTATGGATTTACCAAAAAGCAGATCATGCGGATCTTTATCTATTTAGGAAGTATCATGGGTATCATCGGGACGCTCTTGGGAATCATATTCTCTATCGTTGCCTGTTATCTTCTGAATAGATACCAATTCGTGAATCTGCCCGGCGATGTTTACTTCATCCAAACGCTACCTGTGGAGATGTCTGTTAATGACTTTGTCGCGGTCGCCATCGCTTCAATTCTGATAAGTTTTTTAGCCACCATCTATCCGGCGTTGCGTGCGGCAAGTCTGGTAACTGTGGAGGCACTTCGCAATGAATGA